The Synchiropus splendidus isolate RoL2022-P1 chromosome 1, RoL_Sspl_1.0, whole genome shotgun sequence genome includes a window with the following:
- the LOC128752292 gene encoding oocyte zinc finger protein XlCOF20-like, translated as MTIHTGEKPFICSQCGKGFSRNSSLKIHMAIHTGEKSFICSQCGKCFSESYGLKYHMRAHTGEKPFICSQCGKGFIVNGSLKKHMRTHTGEKPFICSLCDKCFSRNGILKAHMKVHTGEKPFICSQCGKGFSESGNLKKHMRVHTGEKPYVCSQCGIRFSVRGNLKRHMSIHTGEKP; from the coding sequence ATGACaattcacacaggagaaaaacctttcatctgctcccagtgtggaaaaggtttttcacgCAACAGCAGCCTAAAGATACACATGGCAATTCACACCGGTGAAAAATCTTttatctgctcccagtgtggtaaatgtttttcagagagCTATGGACTTAAGTATCACATGAGAGcgcacactggtgaaaaacctttcatctgctcccagtgtggaaaaggttttatAGTCAATGGCAGCCTAAAGAAACACATGAGAACTCACACTGGGGAAAAACCTTTTATCTGCTCCCTGTgtgataaatgtttttcacggaATGGCATTCTCAAAGCTCACATGaaagttcacactggtgaaaagccTTTCATATGCTCCCAatgtggaaaaggtttttcagaGAGCGGCAACCTAAAGAAACACATGAGAGtgcacactggtgaaaaaccttacgtttgctcccagtgtggaataCGTTTTTCAGTAAGAGGTAACTTGAAGAGACACATGAgcattcacactggtgaaaaaccttaa